The following coding sequences are from one Eucalyptus grandis isolate ANBG69807.140 chromosome 11, ASM1654582v1, whole genome shotgun sequence window:
- the LOC104424729 gene encoding probable plastidic glucose transporter 1 isoform X3, protein MATAAAAALLLNRPCGAVPSTLPSLPYRRIGSSRLRGDRFFSLDLRLRRSKPEAPPPAAAANKQLPKLKANEPGSEDPPSSSGGSSGGLDLGWLPAFPHVLIASMSTFLFGYHIGVMNGPIVSIARELGFEGNPIIEGLVVSIFIAGAFIGSISCGSLVDRLGCRRTFQIDTVPLILGAIVSAQANSLDEILLGRFLVGLGIGVNTVLVPIYISEVAPTKCRGSLGTICQIGTCLGIIASLYLGIPSEDDPHWWRTLLYIASVPGFIIILGMQFAVDSPRWLCKVGKVGDAREVISNLWGASEVDKAIEEFQSVIKSDRSEVDSKWSELLEEPHLRVACIGGALFVLQQFAGINGVLYFSSLTFQDVGITNGALASLLVGLTNFAGALCALYLMDSQGRKRLLVGSYIGMAAAMFLVVYAVSFPLDEDLSHSLSILGTLI, encoded by the exons ATGGCCacggctgcggctgcggctcTTCTTCTGAACCGACCCTGCGGTGCCGTTCCGTCCACGCTCCCGTCCCTCCCTTACCGGAGAATCGGCTCCTCCCGTCTCCGCGGCGATCGTTTCTTCAGCCTCGACCTTCGGCTTCGCCGGAGCAAGCCCGAGGCGcctccgccggcggcggcggcgaataAGCAGCTTCCGAAGTTGAAGGCGAACGAGCCAG GGAGCGAGGATCCGCCGTCTTCGAGCGGCGGTAGCAGCGGAGGCCTCGATTTGGGATGGCTTCCCGCTTTTCCTCACGTGCTGATTGCTTCCATGTCCACTTTCCTGTTCGGTTATCACATCGG CGTAATGAATGGACCCATAGTCTCCATTGCAAGGGAGCTTGGTTTTGAAGGCAACCCAATCATTGAGGGACTTGTAGTAAGCATATTTATAGCTGGTGCTTTTATCGGAAGTATAAGCTGTGGTTCACTGGTCGATAGGCTCGGTTGTCGGCGCACATTCCAGATAGATACAGTACCGCTCATTCTTGGTGCAATCGTTAG TGCACAAGCCAACTCATTGGATGAAATACTTTTGGGGAGATTTCTAGTGGGCCTCGGTATTGGTGTGAATACTGTTCTTGTTCCAATATATATTTCAGAG GTTGCTCCTACAAAATGTAGGGGTTCCCTTGGAACAATCTGTCAGATAGGTACCTGCCTTGGAATCATTGCTTCATTGTATCTGGGAATTCCATCGGAAGATGATCCACATTG GTGGAGGACATTGCTGTATATTGCCAGTGTCCCTGGTTTTATAATTATACTTGGGATGCAGTTTGCTGTTGATAGCCCCCGTTGGCTTTGCAAA GTGGGGAAAGTGGGCGATGCTAGAGAAGTTATTTCTAATCTATGGGGTGCATCTGAGGTTGATAAAGCGATTGAAGAATTTCAGTCTGTTATTAAGAGTGATAGAAGTGAAGTAGACAGCAAATGGTCGGAACTCCTTGAGGAGCCACATTTAAGAG TTGCATGTATTGGAGGTGCCCTTTTCGTACTGCAGCAATTTGCTGGCATAAATGGAGTTCTTTACTTCTCATCCTTGACTTTCCAGGATGTTGGTATCACAAATGGCGCTTTAGCAAGTTTGTTAGTTGGATTGACAAACTTTGCAG GTGCTCTCTGTGCACTGTACTTGATGGACAGTCAGGGAAGAAAAAGACTTCTAGTTGGAAGCTACATAGGAATG GCAGCAGCAATGTTTCTTGTAGTCTATGCTGTCAGTTTTCCGCTAGATGAAGACCTCAGCCACTCACTATCAATTCTAGGAACCCTTAT CTAG
- the LOC104424729 gene encoding probable plastidic glucose transporter 1 isoform X1, translated as MATAAAAALLLNRPCGAVPSTLPSLPYRRIGSSRLRGDRFFSLDLRLRRSKPEAPPPAAAANKQLPKLKANEPGSEDPPSSSGGSSGGLDLGWLPAFPHVLIASMSTFLFGYHIGVMNGPIVSIARELGFEGNPIIEGLVVSIFIAGAFIGSISCGSLVDRLGCRRTFQIDTVPLILGAIVSAQANSLDEILLGRFLVGLGIGVNTVLVPIYISEVAPTKCRGSLGTICQIGTCLGIIASLYLGIPSEDDPHWWRTLLYIASVPGFIIILGMQFAVDSPRWLCKVGKVGDAREVISNLWGASEVDKAIEEFQSVIKSDRSEVDSKWSELLEEPHLRVACIGGALFVLQQFAGINGVLYFSSLTFQDVGITNGALASLLVGLTNFAGALCALYLMDSQGRKRLLVGSYIGMAAAMFLVVYAVSFPLDEDLSHSLSILGTLMYIFTFAVGAGPVTGIIIPELSSTRMRGKIMGFSLSVHWVCNFLVGLFFLELTETYGVKSVYGGFGAISLLSAIFAYYFIVETKGRSLEEIEMSLNPNLQGRERDN; from the exons ATGGCCacggctgcggctgcggctcTTCTTCTGAACCGACCCTGCGGTGCCGTTCCGTCCACGCTCCCGTCCCTCCCTTACCGGAGAATCGGCTCCTCCCGTCTCCGCGGCGATCGTTTCTTCAGCCTCGACCTTCGGCTTCGCCGGAGCAAGCCCGAGGCGcctccgccggcggcggcggcgaataAGCAGCTTCCGAAGTTGAAGGCGAACGAGCCAG GGAGCGAGGATCCGCCGTCTTCGAGCGGCGGTAGCAGCGGAGGCCTCGATTTGGGATGGCTTCCCGCTTTTCCTCACGTGCTGATTGCTTCCATGTCCACTTTCCTGTTCGGTTATCACATCGG CGTAATGAATGGACCCATAGTCTCCATTGCAAGGGAGCTTGGTTTTGAAGGCAACCCAATCATTGAGGGACTTGTAGTAAGCATATTTATAGCTGGTGCTTTTATCGGAAGTATAAGCTGTGGTTCACTGGTCGATAGGCTCGGTTGTCGGCGCACATTCCAGATAGATACAGTACCGCTCATTCTTGGTGCAATCGTTAG TGCACAAGCCAACTCATTGGATGAAATACTTTTGGGGAGATTTCTAGTGGGCCTCGGTATTGGTGTGAATACTGTTCTTGTTCCAATATATATTTCAGAG GTTGCTCCTACAAAATGTAGGGGTTCCCTTGGAACAATCTGTCAGATAGGTACCTGCCTTGGAATCATTGCTTCATTGTATCTGGGAATTCCATCGGAAGATGATCCACATTG GTGGAGGACATTGCTGTATATTGCCAGTGTCCCTGGTTTTATAATTATACTTGGGATGCAGTTTGCTGTTGATAGCCCCCGTTGGCTTTGCAAA GTGGGGAAAGTGGGCGATGCTAGAGAAGTTATTTCTAATCTATGGGGTGCATCTGAGGTTGATAAAGCGATTGAAGAATTTCAGTCTGTTATTAAGAGTGATAGAAGTGAAGTAGACAGCAAATGGTCGGAACTCCTTGAGGAGCCACATTTAAGAG TTGCATGTATTGGAGGTGCCCTTTTCGTACTGCAGCAATTTGCTGGCATAAATGGAGTTCTTTACTTCTCATCCTTGACTTTCCAGGATGTTGGTATCACAAATGGCGCTTTAGCAAGTTTGTTAGTTGGATTGACAAACTTTGCAG GTGCTCTCTGTGCACTGTACTTGATGGACAGTCAGGGAAGAAAAAGACTTCTAGTTGGAAGCTACATAGGAATG GCAGCAGCAATGTTTCTTGTAGTCTATGCTGTCAGTTTTCCGCTAGATGAAGACCTCAGCCACTCACTATCAATTCTAGGAACCCTTAT GTACATATTCACTTTCGCTGTTGGTGCTGGGCCTGTAACCGGTATCATCATACCAGAACTAAGCAGCACGAGAATGCGTGGGAAGATTATGGGATTCAGCCTTTCTGTTCATTGG GTCTGCAACTTCTTGGTTGGTCTCTTCTTCCTTGAACTTACTGAGACTTATGGGGTTAAGTCAGTTTATGGTGGCTTTGGTGCCATTTCCTTGTTATCTGCGATATTTGCTTATTATTTCATagtagaaacaaaaggaagGTCACTCGAAGAAATAGAGATGTCTCTAAATCCCAACTTGCAAGGTAGAGAGAGGGACAACTAA
- the LOC104424729 gene encoding probable plastidic glucose transporter 1 isoform X2, with the protein MATAAAAALLLNRPCGAVPSTLPSLPYRRIGSSRLRGDRFFSLDLRLRRSKPEAPPPAAAANKQLPKLKANEPGSEDPPSSSGGSSGGLDLGWLPAFPHVLIASMSTFLFGYHIGVMNGPIVSIARELGFEGNPIIEGLVVSIFIAGAFIGSISCGSLVDRLGCRRTFQIDTVPLILGAIVSAQANSLDEILLGRFLVGLGIGVNTVLVPIYISEVAPTKCRGSLGTICQIGTCLGIIASLYLGIPSEDDPHWWRTLLYIASVPGFIIILGMQFAVDSPRWLCKVGKVGDAREVISNLWGASEVDKAIEEFQSVIKSDRSEVDSKWSELLEEPHLRVACIGGALFVLQQFAGINGVLYFSSLTFQDVGITNGALASLLVGLTNFAGALCALYLMDSQGRKRLLVGSYIGMAAAMFLVVYAVSFPLDEDLSHSLSILGTLIGSSTLPQVHIHFRCWCWACNRYHHTRTKQHENAWEDYGIQPFCSLGLQLLGWSLLP; encoded by the exons ATGGCCacggctgcggctgcggctcTTCTTCTGAACCGACCCTGCGGTGCCGTTCCGTCCACGCTCCCGTCCCTCCCTTACCGGAGAATCGGCTCCTCCCGTCTCCGCGGCGATCGTTTCTTCAGCCTCGACCTTCGGCTTCGCCGGAGCAAGCCCGAGGCGcctccgccggcggcggcggcgaataAGCAGCTTCCGAAGTTGAAGGCGAACGAGCCAG GGAGCGAGGATCCGCCGTCTTCGAGCGGCGGTAGCAGCGGAGGCCTCGATTTGGGATGGCTTCCCGCTTTTCCTCACGTGCTGATTGCTTCCATGTCCACTTTCCTGTTCGGTTATCACATCGG CGTAATGAATGGACCCATAGTCTCCATTGCAAGGGAGCTTGGTTTTGAAGGCAACCCAATCATTGAGGGACTTGTAGTAAGCATATTTATAGCTGGTGCTTTTATCGGAAGTATAAGCTGTGGTTCACTGGTCGATAGGCTCGGTTGTCGGCGCACATTCCAGATAGATACAGTACCGCTCATTCTTGGTGCAATCGTTAG TGCACAAGCCAACTCATTGGATGAAATACTTTTGGGGAGATTTCTAGTGGGCCTCGGTATTGGTGTGAATACTGTTCTTGTTCCAATATATATTTCAGAG GTTGCTCCTACAAAATGTAGGGGTTCCCTTGGAACAATCTGTCAGATAGGTACCTGCCTTGGAATCATTGCTTCATTGTATCTGGGAATTCCATCGGAAGATGATCCACATTG GTGGAGGACATTGCTGTATATTGCCAGTGTCCCTGGTTTTATAATTATACTTGGGATGCAGTTTGCTGTTGATAGCCCCCGTTGGCTTTGCAAA GTGGGGAAAGTGGGCGATGCTAGAGAAGTTATTTCTAATCTATGGGGTGCATCTGAGGTTGATAAAGCGATTGAAGAATTTCAGTCTGTTATTAAGAGTGATAGAAGTGAAGTAGACAGCAAATGGTCGGAACTCCTTGAGGAGCCACATTTAAGAG TTGCATGTATTGGAGGTGCCCTTTTCGTACTGCAGCAATTTGCTGGCATAAATGGAGTTCTTTACTTCTCATCCTTGACTTTCCAGGATGTTGGTATCACAAATGGCGCTTTAGCAAGTTTGTTAGTTGGATTGACAAACTTTGCAG GTGCTCTCTGTGCACTGTACTTGATGGACAGTCAGGGAAGAAAAAGACTTCTAGTTGGAAGCTACATAGGAATG GCAGCAGCAATGTTTCTTGTAGTCTATGCTGTCAGTTTTCCGCTAGATGAAGACCTCAGCCACTCACTATCAATTCTAGGAACCCTTAT TGGATCTTCCACTTTACCTCAGGTACATATTCACTTTCGCTGTTGGTGCTGGGCCTGTAACCGGTATCATCATACCAGAACTAAGCAGCACGAGAATGCGTGGGAAGATTATGGGATTCAGCCTTTCTGTTCATTGG GTCTGCAACTTCTTGGTTGGTCTCTTCTTCCTTGA